A region of Paenibacillus sp. 37 DNA encodes the following proteins:
- a CDS encoding GNAT family N-acetyltransferase, whose amino-acid sequence MTVTSIIDQIHIIEYDPSYAAALADMWNRSNESWGGGTNLRTEETVRREMESSSNLHAFLAVHGKEVVGFCSFAHYRYDERALYVPLLNVRPDYHGYKVGRNLILNAVRKTVEAGWPRLDLFTWAGNTKAVPMYKKCGFFWEKKDENVHLMNFIPTILQTEALAPYLEELDWYADSTRELVVEPDGRRERGFDFFDYTWEKGEVSLRAEFEKSGRGLTALETPDYEIATEVDDHDLVFGSSYKVRYRIKNTSASELAIEIKGQDNKNIRFALDVARAVAPGETITVEGEFHLDPITEEQNNNKTHPVVASTWLIGGKKTEFRLGIAPKFPAKIKTVLPVKELYPGIPAELVLNVENNVDAETEFSLVLPEDEFLEWAERSVRFTVPAKGKMSVPVPFTLRSYGLYSQEVEVTAVPVGNHAISFTSKISVLMKGIEGKYGGQIEDQWVAVNGAFSIHMSKQDNNMWIEYPGSRHSFWWTYPKLGKPFAEELSKKQAKEVNIYPEGERQVLEALYDSEDFPGLQIKSVVKLSANGIAEFHHEVENTRDTAWEEDLYLMNNFGFYGNRLILPYQGRFVDMGDDYAGDPNHWNSSQITENWLFCKEEYGACGIYWDPSLKLLRPEYTLGLQHDLGRLEPGAVARTKETVFALNTFAKWHDFRAFARKQRNPVIPLLDSHLDLTLSEGNPFAPDVLQATLTEHKLVPLAGKLELYVQQGSEPEVMAKAKEYNPEQNLNSAKLTFSPDEVDRHQHVSGWKVRGLYRGEDRIQERTALWFPQSGTEVKQKIEEGSSGTVYTVDNGVLSITVAPEFGSVVHSLKVAGEEWLDSSYPEPAPRSWWNPWYGGLGVGVPGMNGFSRQLEQRVASWTEQKDQYGNVWKGIKLTTRIEKHEANRGITIHQHYLMLPGVPVLCTLLAVTNESGLTLTDYSLAEERFLQPSSVFAEGWIEQPGKDRFPLGKVDVGLPLEDLLRVGSVSRENMLHAVHRYPNQSAWAFANNQVTGLHVNHHLTLHHGETVWTEPTYLVLGSIPLSSADVHDLLKLNFVTSTDKKEASHVDH is encoded by the coding sequence TGACCGTAACTTCGATTATCGATCAAATTCACATTATTGAATACGATCCCTCTTACGCTGCCGCACTCGCGGATATGTGGAACCGTAGTAATGAGAGCTGGGGAGGTGGCACTAACCTTAGAACAGAGGAAACGGTTCGCCGCGAGATGGAGAGTTCGTCCAATCTTCATGCATTTCTAGCCGTTCATGGGAAAGAGGTAGTTGGCTTCTGCAGTTTTGCTCACTACCGCTATGACGAGAGAGCGTTATATGTACCGCTGCTTAACGTACGCCCCGACTATCACGGGTATAAGGTCGGACGCAACCTGATCCTGAATGCTGTGCGCAAGACCGTAGAGGCCGGATGGCCCCGTCTGGATCTGTTCACATGGGCAGGCAATACGAAGGCTGTACCGATGTACAAGAAGTGCGGATTCTTCTGGGAGAAAAAAGATGAGAATGTGCATCTGATGAATTTCATTCCCACCATCTTGCAGACCGAAGCACTCGCTCCATATTTGGAGGAGCTGGATTGGTATGCAGACAGCACGCGTGAACTCGTCGTCGAGCCGGATGGCCGACGGGAGCGTGGGTTTGATTTCTTTGACTATACGTGGGAAAAGGGAGAGGTCTCCCTGAGGGCTGAGTTTGAAAAGTCGGGTCGCGGGCTGACTGCCCTCGAAACACCGGATTACGAAATCGCTACAGAGGTCGATGATCATGATCTGGTTTTCGGTTCTAGCTATAAGGTTCGCTATCGCATTAAGAACACTTCTGCGTCTGAACTGGCGATCGAAATCAAGGGTCAGGATAACAAAAACATTCGATTTGCGCTAGACGTTGCACGAGCAGTTGCTCCGGGAGAAACCATTACCGTGGAAGGTGAGTTTCACCTTGATCCGATTACAGAGGAACAGAATAACAATAAGACCCATCCCGTTGTTGCCAGCACATGGTTGATCGGTGGTAAGAAAACGGAGTTCAGGTTAGGTATTGCCCCGAAATTCCCGGCCAAGATCAAGACCGTTTTGCCCGTGAAGGAGCTCTATCCAGGTATTCCGGCTGAGTTGGTTCTGAACGTGGAGAATAATGTGGATGCAGAGACTGAATTCAGCTTGGTTCTTCCGGAGGATGAATTCCTGGAATGGGCAGAGCGTTCGGTGCGCTTTACGGTACCTGCCAAAGGTAAAATGTCTGTGCCTGTGCCTTTCACCTTGCGTTCATATGGTCTCTATTCCCAAGAAGTAGAAGTGACAGCTGTCCCCGTGGGGAACCATGCGATCTCTTTTACAAGCAAAATTTCTGTCCTGATGAAGGGGATCGAAGGTAAATATGGCGGGCAGATTGAGGATCAATGGGTGGCTGTGAATGGTGCATTCTCTATTCATATGAGCAAGCAAGATAATAACATGTGGATTGAATATCCCGGTTCCCGTCATTCATTCTGGTGGACTTATCCGAAGCTGGGTAAGCCGTTTGCCGAAGAGTTATCCAAGAAACAAGCCAAAGAAGTGAATATTTATCCCGAAGGGGAACGTCAGGTTCTTGAAGCACTGTATGACTCGGAGGACTTCCCGGGCTTACAGATTAAGTCCGTGGTCAAGCTGTCTGCGAATGGAATCGCCGAATTCCACCACGAGGTGGAAAATACACGAGACACTGCTTGGGAAGAGGACCTGTATCTAATGAATAACTTCGGGTTCTATGGTAACAGGTTGATCCTTCCTTATCAGGGGCGCTTCGTTGACATGGGCGATGATTATGCGGGTGATCCGAACCATTGGAATAGCTCACAGATTACGGAGAACTGGCTGTTCTGCAAAGAAGAGTATGGGGCGTGCGGGATCTATTGGGACCCTTCCCTGAAGCTACTTCGTCCAGAATACACGCTGGGGTTGCAGCATGATCTGGGCCGTTTGGAGCCAGGGGCTGTAGCACGAACCAAGGAAACGGTGTTTGCTCTGAACACTTTTGCCAAGTGGCATGATTTCCGTGCGTTTGCACGGAAACAGCGTAACCCGGTCATTCCATTGCTGGATAGTCATCTGGATCTGACACTCAGTGAGGGAAATCCATTTGCCCCGGATGTGCTGCAAGCAACGTTGACTGAACATAAACTGGTTCCGCTTGCGGGCAAGCTGGAGTTGTATGTACAGCAGGGTAGCGAACCGGAGGTTATGGCAAAAGCGAAGGAATACAATCCGGAGCAGAATCTAAACTCCGCCAAGCTGACATTTTCACCAGACGAAGTGGACCGCCACCAGCATGTGAGTGGTTGGAAAGTTCGTGGGCTATACCGGGGCGAAGATCGGATTCAGGAGCGAACGGCTCTTTGGTTCCCGCAGAGCGGAACAGAGGTGAAGCAGAAGATTGAAGAAGGTTCTTCGGGAACTGTATACACTGTAGACAATGGCGTATTGTCGATCACCGTTGCTCCTGAATTCGGCAGTGTAGTACACTCACTGAAAGTTGCAGGCGAAGAATGGCTGGACAGCTCGTACCCTGAACCGGCTCCACGCTCGTGGTGGAATCCGTGGTACGGCGGGTTGGGAGTGGGAGTTCCAGGCATGAATGGTTTCAGCCGCCAGTTGGAACAGAGAGTCGCTTCCTGGACAGAGCAGAAGGATCAATACGGCAACGTCTGGAAGGGTATTAAGCTGACTACCCGGATTGAGAAGCATGAAGCAAATCGGGGAATCACGATCCACCAGCATTATCTGATGCTGCCGGGTGTTCCTGTGCTCTGCACGCTGCTTGCGGTGACAAACGAAAGTGGCCTGACGCTGACGGATTACTCGCTTGCGGAGGAACGTTTCCTCCAGCCTTCATCTGTATTTGCTGAAGGTTGGATAGAGCAACCGGGCAAAGATCGATTCCCGCTAGGCAAGGTGGATGTAGGCCTGCCACTTGAAGACCTTTTGCGAGTCGGATCGGTTTCGCGTGAAAATATGCTGCATGCGGTCCATCGTTACCCGAATCAGAGTGCATGGGCTTTTGCCAATAATCAGGTGACGGGTCTGCACGTGAATCATCATCTGACACTTCACCACGGGGAGACGGTCTGGACGGAGCCGACCTATCTTGTCCTGGGATCAATCCCGCTGAGTTCAGCGGATGTGCATGACCTTCTGAAACTGAATTTTGTAACTTCTACCGATAAAAAGGAGGCTTCACATGTCGATCATTGA